The genomic interval CCGGGGCCCCGGGAATTACGTGTAAGGCTACAGATTGCTCCACCTCTTTTATGAATGGGGGTAGAGCCACACACATTTCGTATTGTGATTGGACGCCGGCTATTGCCTGGGCTTTGTTCAGGACCAGCCCAACCCCTTTTGGGGCCCTAAGCAAAATTTGATTAACCTAGTTGGCAGTTGTCACCTTCCTTCCTATTCTGAGAGGCTTATCAGATGGAGGGGGCCCCCTGGTGTTGACTGGGCGCTTGCAATTGTTTATTTCTCTTTTGACTTGGGCTGGCCCTGTCTGGTTCTCCACTTTGACAGTATGCAGTGTTTATGAGGTGCGTCATTGTTGTCTGAATAATGGAGTTATTTTCTGAATGGTTTTGTTACGTGATTCAGCCCACAGAACTGGTCTGGAGTTTTTTTGTTCTGTGGTTCATTGTTAACTTTATATAAGAAGACCTTGCCTTCTGGAGCTTTCTGTCAGCACTGGCTGAGTCACACAGGGTCGCAGAGTGGGTGGAAGCAGAATCCCTGCTGGATGGCGAGGCAGCGTTCGACGGGAATGACATCCAGCTCGCGCATCTGGCCTTAATCCCTCCGCCTCCCCGCCAGGCCTCCCGAGAGAGGGAACAGCGCCTCCGTGAGGCGGTGgccctgcaccagttccagacGGACGCCAACGACATGGAGGCCTGGATCCTGGAGACGCTGCGGCGGGTGTCCAGCGCGGATTTGGGTCACGACGAGTTCTCCACGCAGACGCTGGCGCGCAAGCAgagggaggtggaggaggagatccAGAGCCACCGCCCTCTCATCGACTCGCTGCATGAGCAGGCGCTGGGCTTGCCCCCCGCCTACGCCCGCTCCCCCCAGGTCAGCACCTCCGGCCTCactttcactttgtctcagacagggtTGTGGGGTTGAAGCCTAGTTCCACTCGGGCTTGACCGGCACTGTCTCCATACATCCAGGGCCACTGTAATGCACAGGCTTACCCAGGTTGCAGTCCAGGGGCCTCTGCTAAAGGGGGGCTCAAAAAGCCTCCCCCCCTCCCTGGTTGGTGGGGGAGGGCTAAGCATGTTAATATGTTCCTGCATGCATGAAGTAAGGAGctacactgattacagtgtgttgccGCACCCACTAaacgacaaaccacctcagggatgagtaCAGCCATGTgacaggtgatacctcagcaccgcaccagtccgaatggaccagtgtgagatttttctggtggctgaatggCCAGTCCTGCCACCAGCCcctaagttggaggacctccttatagggctggatgtagattaacatcatacccaggatgaagcaattgcaggttaagggccttgctcaagggcccaatataCTAGAATCACTCAGGGCCGGGTTTGCCGATTCTGCAACCCCAATCAAAAAGTCACCCTCCCAGTGCAGTAACtgctgtggccagcagggggctgcAAAAGCATGATTCGAGTGGCGGTAAACACCGCTCATGCTGTGGCCCCTCCCAACCAGGTCGAGGGCCGACTTCCCGCCATCGAGCAGCGCTATGAGGAGCTGGAGGCGCTGTCGGTGGCGCGGAGGCAGGCCCTGGAGGGGGCGCTAGCCCTGTACCGCATGTTCAGCGAGGCGGGCGCCTGTCAGCTGTGGGTCGGGGAGAAGGAGCAGTGGCTGCACAACATGGAGATCCCCACCAAGCTGGAGGACCTGGAGGTGGTGCAGCAGAGGTGAGAGATGGAGGTCAAGGGAAGCTCGTCAGGAAGCGGACGGGAGCGCGGAGATGATTGCGGGAATATCATGCCGGGCTACAGCGTCGCTTTCTGCGCAGCTTAACGTGGAGCGATTTATTGGCCTTTAAGATTAATTCCTCTTCAGTTCTCTTTTATTCTTTTCGTGGTAGAGTTATTTTTCTGACTGATTACTGACATGGATGGGTACTTCGTTCTGCAGGATGTCAAAAATCAACAGGCAACAAATCAGAAACACGATCAGAAAGATCTTTTTTAGCAAAGTAGATTAAGCAGACGAAGAATGTGTCGAGAATGCAACATGCAAGACAATTTGAAGATGATTTACAAATATGTATATGTCAAATTTGACCATTATACTGTACCTGCAATCAGAAGCAGTATGGGATGGAATAAAGGTTGAGATTAATAATTAGTGAATTTAAGTAAATGGGGTTGATGGTTAGGAAGGGTTTAGGGTCACAGCTGGCAAGGTTGATATAAGTAAAGACAGAACACTcctctgtgtgcgtgtggatGCAGGTTTGAGACCCTGGAGCCTGAGATGAACAACCTGGCTGCCCGCATCACCGACGTGAACCAGGTCGCTCAACAGCTGCTTGGCACAGATAACTGCAGCAAGGAGCAGATCCATCAGACTCAGGACCAGCTCAACAACCGGTATGGACCGGCTCAGACCGGCTCAGAGTGGCTCAGATGGGCTCGCACTACGGTCactgggtgtttctcaataccaagtaCGCGAAGATCGTATCTGTGGgcttggcaagaccggtcttgctacCTTGCCTCCAAGAACAAACTTagggtgcaatgaatcatgggattcgCCTTGTTCTGGCGAAGATGCAACCGATTTATCCTTGATATTTGTGGCGGAGTAAGAACAACATCATGGGGATTTTGCCGTCCTCTATACTTCTGGGCttggtattggaactggtctttggcGATGAAAGAtgacacaaaacacacacaactACAGTCAAGTccgcatattgagaaacacccaagATGTACAGGGGTGATGGGCACCACTTGCTGACCCTAAGCACAGCAGCCGTGTTCACCACCACTGAAACCCACACATTTGCatgggggccccctgttggccacaaacagtcactgcaTTAAATATTAGATAAATGCGTTCCTCATTTAGGAGATGCTTAGAGATATTTATCATATTTGGAGGATCAGAAGGGGGGCCCCAAAGTGAATTTTTGAATGTGGCCCCAGGAACAACAAACTGACTCCAGCCTGCATTAGTGAAAATGCAAACCttcactgtgccccccccccagttggaAGGAGTTCCAGCGGCTGGCTGACCACAAAAAGCTGGCCCTGGAGTCAGCGCTGAACATCCAGAATTATCACCTGGAGTGCAATGAGATCCAGAGCTGGATGCGGGAGAAGACAAAAGTGATCGAGTCCACCCAGGGCCTGGGCAACGACCTGGCCGGGGTCATGGCCCTCCAGCGCAAGCTCACGGGCATGGAGCGTGACCTGGAGGCCATCCAGGTACAGTAGGGGGGCGGGGCCAGGTACAGTAGCatgcagggggcgtggccacaaaGACCCTTACTgacagctgattggccccctcccctgtcactcaccaattcataacatataattggctaatgagaaaGTGgctcctctgtatgaattatgatcCCTGTTGTGCCctccatgttaaaaaaaaatcctggaaCGGCCCCTGAGATAAAGTCAAGTCGCATCAAGTCGCATTCCCAGATCGTTGAAGTTTGGCGTAACCGGAGGAATCGTTTCAGGGTAAGTTGGACAACTTGCATCAGGAGGCTCAGAAGCTGGCGCAGGAGCACCCGGACCAAGCCTCGGAGATCCAGGCCCGGCTGGGGGAGATCCAGGAGGTGTGGGAGGAGCTGAACGACACCATGAAGCGGCGGAGGAATCCCTGGGCGAGGCCAGCAAGCTGCAGGGCTTCCTGCGCGACTTGGACGACTTCCAGGCCTGGCTGTCCCGCACACAGACGGCCGTGGCCTCTGAGGACAGCCCACCTCACTGGCGGAGGCCGAGCGCCTGCTGGCCCAGCACGAGGGCATCAAGAACGAAGTGGACAATTACCGGGAGGACTACGAGAAGATGCGGGCGCTGGGCGCCGAGGTGACACAGGGTCAGACGGACGCGCAGCACATGTTCCTGGCCCAGAGGCTACAAGCGCTGGACACGGGCTGGCATGAACTGCGTCGCATGTGGGAGAACCGGCACAGCCTGCTGGCACAGGCCTTCGACTTCCAAACCTTCTTACGGGACGCCAAGCAGGCAGAGGGCTTCCTCAACAGCCAGGTGGGTGAGGAACGGACCCATAATTTTCTACCCAAGATCATGTCACTTAAACTAGTGGTCCTCGAACTACCGCCCCCCCTCCTAGTGGTAGGTGAGGGTATGATGTTCGTCACCCCCTCTTGCCCAGGAGTATGTGCTGTCCCACACGGAGATGCCAGCCAGTCTCCAGGGGCCGAGGACTCCATCAAGAAGCACGAGGACTTCCTGACCACCATGGAGGCCAGCGAGGAGAAGATTGCCGGCGTGGTGGATTCCGGACGCCGCCTGGTCAGCGATCGCAACGCCAACGCCGACAAGATCCAGGAGAAAGCCGACTCCATCCAGgagaggtgtgtgtgggggggaatAACATAGTTCATTTAGCAGAAGCTCCTCAATACGGCTTATAGAGTCTGAATGTAGAGGTTCAGTAAGTACATTATAATACTAACATTTCTCAGGTTTTGGGATATACATCGTTATCTCATTGCATGTTTTAAACTATTCTTCCTCATtgaaaaatgaaatttaatgCCACAACTTTGCAATTCATGTTGTTTTGACACCCCATAATTAAAATACAAACACTGAAGACTTACGGCGTTATTTTGAAGTGGTATATCTTTAAACTAGACTAAAACATGACCCTTATGTTTAGCTAGTCACGCTGGAGGTGCCGTGCTCTGGGGGAGAAAGTAGCTCAGCCACGAGGCAGGCTGGAGGAGGGTTGGGTTTTGGGAGAAGAGGGAAAGTCGAACGCTTGGATCTCTCTGACGTCTCTCTTCCAGACACAAGAAGAACAAGCAAGCAGCCAGTGAGTTCTTGGCTAAACTCAAAGACAACCGAGAACTGCAGCACTTCTTGCAAGACGGACAAGAGGTCAGTGCTCAGCTATACCAACCTTAATGTCCTTTTTAGCTAAATGCTTTGGGACTGCTTTCCCACCAAAGATGCTTTTCTTGTTAGCTCAATAACTTGAAATGCACTGGACAAATCGTGCTCATACTTTGCACGCGCGTTCTATGGTAGACGTTCTATGGTAGACGTTCTATGGTAGGCACTGTTTGTGACGCTTCGCACTGAAATTGAAACAGCGCCGTACGGTGGCAACAAAGAGATCTGCTGAAGCTGATTACATTGAGACATGTCACACATATTGGgcttttaataaaaattaacaTTTAATCTTTTGGAGTGGTGGGTAGAGTGTATAGGGGGGCTGGAGATTGTAGTGGTTGCGAGGTGTGGGAGGATTAGGGGTTAGATGGGAGAGCGTGGTGGGTCCATCCGGGGAATTCACTGCTGCTGTTGCGACAGCGTCTAGTTAGGAAATGCGGCCACATACTATTGTTAATTAGTTCTATCAACGTGATGATTTAATGGAATCACGCTACAACGACAACCATGTAATTTGCTGACAGATTCAGTTATGGTTCATGACCGTATTCCGATTTcattctctgtgtctgtctctccgtAGCTGACTCTCTGGATCAACGAGAAGATGCTGACGGCCCAGGACATGTCGTACGACGAGGCCAGGAACCCTCCACAGCAAGTGGCAGAAGCACCAGGCCTTCATGGCCGAGTTGGCGTCGAACAAGGACTGGCTGGACAAGATCGACAAGGTGCCAAGACTGCTCCTGTGACCTCAAGTTCAAGACCCCCGAATGGCCTGACCTTCTCGTTCATAGAGAAGGTCTTTTGTTCTGATAGGATCACCTTGGATTTTTATAAGGAGAGGGGCCACACTTAGGGAATCAGTAATGGTTTTCTTCAGTCGTCACTTCTTCTTGCCTTGACCTCCCGTTCTCCCTCAGGAGGGTCAAGCCCTGGTGCTTGAGAAGCCCGAGCTGGAGTCGATAGTAAAACAAACCCGGGCAGGCCTCCAGCGCCAGTGGGAAGACCTGGAAAGCACCACCCGCACCAAGGCGCAGTGCCTCTTTGACGCCAACAGGGCGGAGCTCTTCACCCAGAGCTGCTCGGCCCTGGACTCCTGGCTGAAGAACCTGTCCACTCAGCTGCAGAGCGACGACTATGGCAAGGACCTGACCAGCGTCAACATCCTGCTCAAGAAGCaccaggtggggtggggggggatccgGGGAGACGAACCCTTCCAGAAGTGACCTCACTTCCTGGCATTTTTCAGGTTCAGTCAATATTCAGCACTAGGCTGAAAAAAGAGGAGGGCAGTGGTGTAGAATTTAGTCCTGCTTTTTAAAGCCCCTGCATGAAATTGATAAGAGGTATAGTTTGAATCTGAACCCACATCCAATATCGTCGTCTTCTCCAGAGACGACCTTCAGCCATCAGTTGCTTCTTGTACAGATTTTTCCTTGATTGGCTGAGGGGGATGCTTTTGGGCTATTTTAGTTGGCTGCTCAGGActctctctggctggaaatgacAGGAATCGAGCCCTGAACACCCCAGCCACCTTCTCTCCACCCAGATGCTGGAGCACCAGATGGAGGTGCGTGAGAAGGAGGTGGAGTCGTTACAGGCCCAAGCGCAGGCCCTTGTCCCAAGAGGATGCCGGCCTGGCGGAGGTGGACAGCCAGCAGAGGAGGGTCACTGAAAGCTTCTGCCAGCTCCAGGATCCACTGAGGCAGCGGCGGCAGCAGCTGCTGTCTTCCAAGGAGGCCCACCAGTTTAACCGCGACCTGGAGGACGAGATTGTGAGCGCCGAGTCTGCACATGTAATCCCGACTCCTTCCCCCTGTGTGTAGCTCCCGCATCGACCTCCCTCCATTTCTCCTCATCCCTCAGCTCTGGGTGAAGGAGAGGATGCCCCTGGCCACCTCCACAGACCATGGAAGGACCTACCCAGCGTGCAGCTACTCATCAAGAAGAACCAGGTGTGTACGAGGGCAATGAAACAGGACTAGAGCAGTGACAGTCATTAGGTTACAGTGCCTAGGGCACCATcgtctgggggggggtgctgacttaacaaacccctccaccagtCAAGTTTCACCATGTAGAGCACCGGATCTACTGGAGACAAAGTATGGAGGGCACATGATTTTCAGTCAGCCCTGGGCAGGAGGGCAACATCAATCAGGATCTGTGGTCTTGGTGACCACTGTAATCGAGGGCATTTAACAGTTTTGCGAGTGTTCTGGAATTTGGGATTATGGGGTCAAGTTCTGgaacagtctctgccccaagaGTGCTGACTAATTTAGCTCTGGTTTATATTTAGCATCTGATACGAAGTGCTGTAAGTCTGGGAGCATTAGAGCGGATCACGGGGGGATCCGTCAGCCCCGCAGAGAGCATGACCGCGGTGACCCCACCACAGTCCGAATTCAGATGGTCATGGTCCCCACATCCTCACCCAGACCTTGCAGAAGGAGATCCAGGGCCACCAGCCGCGAATCGATGACATCCAGGTGCATGGTCACCTCCATGGCTCCGGGCCAGGACCAGGTGGATGGCGAGCGGCAGTCCCGGCTTGACGAGCGCCTGGCCGAGCTGCGAGACTCCTGGGCCCGGTTCATGGCCGAGACGGAGCAGCGCCGGGGCCGCCTGGTGGAGGCACACCGCGCCCAGCAGTTCTATGCGGATGCCGCCCGAGGCCGAGGCCTGGATGGGGGAACAGGAGCTGCACATGATGTCCGAGGAGAAAGCTAAGGCAAGGCTGCAGGGTCATGTGACTTGGTGGGCGTGGCCCAGTTATTATATGTGGGCGGGGCTCAGACTACACATATCTGCTGTGTAGTCTTGGGTCAGTTGCAGTATGTGAGCAGGGCTTAGGTGTTATTTGTGAGTAGGCTCAGATGTTACGTGCGGGGATGTGGGCAGGAAATATGTGCAAGTGGAGCTCACCTTTTATGTGTGGGCGGGGCCAGCTGTTATGTATGGGTGTGGTCAGCAGTTATGTGTAGGTGAGGCCTAGCTGCTATGAGTGGGTGGGGACCATCTGCTATGTGTGGGTTCTTAGATGTTTACTTGCAAACGATGACCAGTAGAGACAACCTCCCTGCTTCTGGTGGCCACCTTTCTGTCCTCCACCCAGGACGAGCAGAGCGCCCTGGCGATGGTGAAGAAGCACCAGATTCTGGAACAGGCCCTGGAGGACTATGCCCAGACCATCCACCAGCTGGCCAATAGCAGCCGACTAATGGTGACCAGCGAGCACCCAGAGAGGTGAGGGTTTGGTGTCGTAAACGGCGCGAATCGGCCCGGCCAGTGAAAAAACGAGGGCTTCGGGAAGCGAGAAGATACATACCCACAGGCCAAAATGAGGCCAGTTTTTCAGACATGGGTCAAGGGCAGCCGCCTCGTGTCGTTTCCTGTCCCAGCATGTGGTTTCTCCTTCCCTCCCCAGCGAACGCATCACCCTACGGCAAGCCCAGGTGGACAAGCTGTACGCCGGTCTGAAGGACCTGGCGGAGGAGCGCCGCGGCCGGTTGCAGGAGCGACTCCGGCTCACGCAGCTCAAGCGGGAGGTGGACGACCTGGAGCAGTGGATCGCTGAGCGGGAGGTGGTGGCCGGCTCCCATGAGCTGGGTCAGGACTATGAGCACGTTACGGTACTGCCACATCCCTGTCCCGCCCCGCTTGGCTCGGTCGCTTAAcgcaggggtggggaacctgatccatgaagagccggtgcgggtttttgggatggcctttcagtcagccaataataaagcagtggaTCTCAACTCCAATCCCggggacccactgttattggctgatcgaGAGGCTATCCCGAAAACCCGCACcggccctccatggaacagACTCCCCAGCCCTGCTTTAAAAAGCACTCGCATGTACCTAAATAACGTCGTGCTTGTTCTCAGCAACCACTCGACTCACCCACGGATTTTTTTGACtcgaccactaacacacctcgtTTGGCCTCTTGATACCTTTTCGGGGAATGGCATACACACTCGTCATcatgttactgttaatttgcatatgttcaaATGTTgaattacgttttttttttttctgagcacatGTACATTAACACTCAGATAAATTCTCTAATATTTAATTAGGTTTTAATCATCCCCCCATTAAATAGACTTTTGTATGTAAATTATAGTTGTAACTCTCTCTTATGCCATTGGCTGTATGCATGAAAGTCTGCTAAAGAAGGCATCTGGGGTCATCCTCAATCAGATGCTGCGGGACAAGTTCCGCGAGTTCGCCCGGGACACCAGCACCATCGGGCAGGAGCGTGTGGATGGCGTCAACGCCCTGGCCGACGAGCTGATTGAGTCGGGCCACCCAGAGAACGCCAGCGTGGCCGAGTGGAAGGACGGCCTGAACGAGGCGTGGGCAGACCTGCTGGAGCTGATCGACACGCGCACGCAGATGCTGGCCGCCTCCTACGAGCTGCACCGCTTCCACCAGGACGCCCGCGAGGTGCTGGGTCGCGTACGGGAGAAGAATGAGGCCCTGCCCTCCGATTTGGGCCGCGACCTCAACACCGTGCAGCACCTGCACCGACAGCACAACGCCTACGAGCACGACATCCAGGCCCTCAGCGGACAGGTCCACCAGCGTCCCATATAAATCgcatcagattgtttttcttatttcGTTCGGTGATTTCTgactgctgccccctacaggtgagcCAAGTGCAGGACGACGGGGCGCGGCTCCAGAAGGCCTACGCCGGTGAGAAGGCCGACGACATCCACAGGCACGAGCGCGCCGTATCTGAGGCTTGGGAAGCCCTGCTGGCCGCTGGTCAGGCTCGCCGGCTCCTCCTGCTGGACACAGTCGAGAAGTTCCGCTTCTTCAACATGGTGCGAGACCTCATGCTCTGGATGGATGGGGTCAATCTGCAGATCGACGCCCACGACAGCCCGAGGTGAGGAGCATCAGGTGGCCTTCAGTAGCACCTCTACCTCCCCATGCTCCCTAGCATTACCtggtttttttccattttttattcCATTTCGATCTTTATTTTCATGTTAAATTATACACAGTTTATTGATACTGAATAGTAATATTAATTGATTTATATCTGCTTCTAGCATTAATGTTTGATGCCATATGATAATAAATTGGAACTATTAAAATGTTTATGGAGTAATTTTGGAACAACTGTGTCAAAGCAGTAAATGCAGTGGAAAAAAGCCTAAATACTAAAAATAAACCAgttccacaaaaaaaaaccacatgAAGGATCCAGCAGACCATTACATAAACAGGC from Brienomyrus brachyistius isolate T26 unplaced genomic scaffold, BBRACH_0.4 scaffold105, whole genome shotgun sequence carries:
- the LOC125727631 gene encoding LOW QUALITY PROTEIN: spectrin beta chain, non-erythrocytic 1-like (The sequence of the model RefSeq protein was modified relative to this genomic sequence to represent the inferred CDS: inserted 5 bases in 5 codons; deleted 4 bases in 4 codons), with the translated sequence MSTISPTDFDSLEIQQQYNDINNRWDLAAETEWDNENSSARLFERSRIKALADEREAVQKKTFTKWVNSHLGRVTCRIGDLYTDLRDGRMLIRLLEVLSSEQLPKPTKGRMRIHCLENVDKALQFLKEQKVHLENMGSHDIVDGNHRLTLGLIWTIILRFQIQDISVETEDNKEKKSAKDALLLWCQMKTAGYPNVNVHNFTTSWRDGLAFNAIVHKHRPDLIEFDTLKRSNAHYNLQNAFNVAEKELGLTKLLDPEDVNVDQPDEKSIITYVATYYHYFSKMKALAVEGKRIGKVLDYAIEADQLIEKYETLASELLQWIEQTIITLNDRQLANSLGGVQNQLQAFNTYRTVEKPPKFTEKGNLEVLLFTIQSKMRANNQKVYMPREGKLISDINKAWERLEKAEHERELALRNELIRQEKLEMLAARFDRKAAMRETWLSENQRLVSQDNFGLELGAVEAATRKHEAIETDIGAYGERVAAVEAVARELEAEGYHEVRRVLARRDNVLRLWEYLRELLAARRERLQAHRDLQRLLQEMSYIMDWMADMKGRLQSQDSGKHLHDVEDRLQTHTLVEADISAQAERVRAVQATALRFTSIQQIYKPCDPALVSEKVLRLGRAYDELGQLAGEQRVRLEDSRRLWQFLWELGEEAAWIREQEQILAAGESGRDLSSALHLLSKHEAFXDEMAARYGPLGHSIAAGEALVREGHFGAPEVLERIRDVRAQWTHLEEASREREQRLREAVALHQFQTDANDMEAWILETLRRVSSADLGHDEFSTQTLARKQREVEEEIQSHRPLIDSLHEQALGLPPAYARSPQVEGRLPAIEQRYEELEALSVARRQALEGALALYRMFSEAGACQLWVGEKEQWLHNMEIPTKLEDLEVVQQRFETLEPEMNNLAARITDVNQVAQQLLGTDNCSKEQIHQTQDQLNNRWKEFQRLADHKKLALESALNIQNYHLECNEIQSWMREKTKVIESTQGLGNDLAGVMALQRKLTGMERDLEAIQGKLDNLHQEAQKLAQEHPDQASEIQARLGEIQEVWEELNDTMKXAEESLGEASKLQGFLRDLDDFQAWLSRTQTAVASEDXPTSLAEAERLLAQHEGIKNEVDNYREDYEKMRALGAEVTQGQTDAQHMFLAQRLQALDTGWHELRRMWENRHSLLAQAFDFQTFLRDAKQAEGFLNSQEYVLSHTEMPASLQXAEDSIKKHEDFLTTMEASEEKIAGVVDSGRRLVSDRNANADKIQEKADSIQERHKKNKQAASEFLAKLKDNRELQHFLQDGQELTLWINEKMLTAQDMSYDEARNLHSKWQKHQAFMAELASNKDWLDKIDKEGQALVLEKPELESIVKQTRAGLQRQWEDLESTTRTKAQCLFDANRAELFTQSCSALDSWLKNLSTQLQSDDYGKDLTSVNILLKKHQMLEHQMEVREKEVESLQAQAQALSQEDAGLAEVDSQQRRVTESFCQLQDPLRQRRQQLLSSKEAHQFNRDLEDEILWVKERMPLATSTDHGXDLPSVQLLIKKNQTLQKEIQGHQPRIDDIQVHGHSMAPGQDQVDGERQSRLDERLAELRDSWARFMAETEQRRGRLVEAHRAQQFYADAPEAEAWMGEQELHMMSEEKAKDEQSALAMVKKHQILEQALEDYAQTIHQLANSSRLMVTSEHPESERITLRQAQVDKLYAGLKDLAEERRGRLQERLRLTQLKREVDDLEQWIAEREVVAGSHELGQDYEHVTMLRDKFREFARDTSTIGQERVDGVNALADELIESGHPENASVAEWKDGLNEAWADLLELIDTRTQMLAASYELHRFHQDAREVLGRVREKNEALPSDLGRDLNTVQHLHRQHNAYEHDIQALSGQVSQVQDDGARLQKAYAGEKADDIHRHERAVSEAWEALLAAGQARRLLLLDTVEKFRFFNMVRDLMLWMDGVNLQIDAHDSPRDVSSAGLVIANHQDIKSEIEARADSFTACKEMGGALVSNNHYAADEIQEKLDQLQAKRDEINKKWKDKMDHLQIVLEVLQFGRDASVAESWLAGQEPLVRAAELGSNVDEVESLIKRHEAFEKLAAGWEERFVQLEKLTTLEEQEIQRKREEEERARRPPTPPPAEEMVLSEAESQKHESNARTSLDQTTP